A single region of the Desulfobaculum xiamenense genome encodes:
- the groL gene encoding chaperonin GroEL (60 kDa chaperone family; promotes refolding of misfolded polypeptides especially under stressful conditions; forms two stacked rings of heptamers to form a barrel-shaped 14mer; ends can be capped by GroES; misfolded proteins enter the barrel where they are refolded when GroES binds) — protein MAKDIRFDTKARERLKKGVDTLANAVKVTLGPKGRNVVIEKSFGSPVITKDGVTVAKEIELEDKFENMGAQMVKEVASKTSDVAGDGTTTATILAQAIFNEGVKLVAAGRNPMAIKRGIDKAVEALTEELSKLAKPTRDQKEIAQVGTISANNDSTIGNIIAEAMNKVGKEGVITVEEAKGLETTLEVVEGMQFDRGYLSPYFVTNPEKMICELENPLILINEKKISSMKDMLPVLEQVAKMSKPLVIIAEDVDGEALATLVVNKLRGILNVVAIKAPGFGERRKEMLKDIAILTGGQVVSDDLGLKLENVNVNDLGTAKRVVIDKENTTIVDGAGAGENIKARVAQLRAQIDETTSDYDREKLQERLAKIVGGVAVINVGAATETEMKEKKARVEDALNATRAAVEEGIVPGGGVALVRCAKALDKVTPADDDEAAGVAIITRAIEEPLRMIANNAGLEGSIVVEKVRSNKDGFGFNAASCEYEDLIKAGVIDPKKVTRTALQNASSVAGLLLTTECAIAEKPEEKPAAPAMPGGMGGMGGMY, from the coding sequence ATGGCCAAAGATATTCGTTTTGATACCAAGGCCCGCGAAAGGCTGAAAAAGGGTGTCGACACCCTTGCCAACGCTGTGAAGGTGACCCTCGGACCCAAGGGCCGTAACGTTGTCATCGAGAAGTCCTTCGGCTCCCCCGTGATCACCAAGGACGGCGTGACCGTTGCCAAGGAAATCGAGCTTGAGGACAAGTTCGAGAACATGGGCGCCCAGATGGTCAAGGAAGTCGCTTCCAAGACCTCCGATGTGGCTGGCGACGGCACCACCACCGCCACCATTCTCGCTCAGGCCATCTTCAACGAAGGCGTGAAGCTCGTGGCCGCTGGCCGCAATCCCATGGCCATCAAGCGCGGTATCGACAAGGCCGTGGAAGCCCTCACCGAGGAGCTCTCCAAGCTTGCCAAGCCCACCCGTGACCAGAAGGAGATCGCCCAGGTTGGCACCATTTCCGCCAACAACGACTCCACCATCGGCAACATCATTGCCGAGGCCATGAACAAGGTCGGCAAGGAAGGCGTCATCACCGTTGAGGAAGCCAAGGGCCTCGAGACCACCCTCGAAGTCGTCGAAGGCATGCAGTTCGACCGCGGCTACCTCTCCCCCTATTTCGTGACCAATCCCGAGAAGATGATCTGCGAGCTTGAGAATCCGCTGATCCTCATCAACGAGAAGAAGATCTCCAGCATGAAGGACATGCTGCCGGTTCTCGAGCAGGTCGCCAAGATGTCCAAGCCCCTCGTCATCATCGCTGAGGACGTGGACGGCGAAGCTCTGGCCACCCTCGTGGTCAACAAGCTGCGCGGCATCCTGAACGTCGTCGCCATCAAGGCCCCCGGCTTTGGCGAGCGCCGCAAGGAAATGCTCAAGGACATCGCCATCCTCACCGGTGGTCAGGTTGTTTCCGACGATCTCGGCCTCAAGCTCGAGAACGTCAACGTCAATGACCTCGGCACCGCCAAGCGTGTCGTCATCGACAAGGAAAACACCACCATCGTCGACGGCGCTGGCGCCGGCGAGAACATCAAGGCTCGCGTGGCCCAGCTGCGCGCTCAGATCGACGAGACCACTTCCGACTACGATCGTGAGAAGCTCCAGGAGCGCCTCGCCAAGATCGTCGGCGGCGTGGCCGTGATCAACGTCGGTGCCGCCACCGAGACCGAGATGAAGGAGAAGAAGGCCCGCGTCGAGGACGCCCTCAACGCCACCCGTGCGGCCGTCGAAGAAGGCATCGTGCCTGGCGGCGGTGTCGCTCTCGTGCGTTGCGCCAAGGCCCTCGACAAGGTCACCCCGGCTGATGACGACGAGGCCGCTGGTGTCGCCATCATCACCCGCGCCATCGAAGAGCCCCTGCGCATGATCGCCAACAACGCCGGTCTCGAAGGCTCCATCGTGGTCGAGAAGGTTCGCTCCAACAAGGACGGCTTCGGCTTCAACGCCGCCTCCTGCGAGTACGAAGACCTCATCAAGGCCGGTGTCATCGACCCCAAGAAGGTCACCCGCACCGCCCTGCAGAACGCCTCCTCCGTGGCTGGCCTGCTGCTCACCACCGAGTGCGCCATCGCCGAGAAGCCCGAAGAGAAGCCCGCTGCCCCCGCCATGCCCGGCGGCATGGGCGGCATGGGTGGCATGTACTAA
- a CDS encoding phosphate/phosphite/phosphonate ABC transporter substrate-binding protein: MHVSPSTVKVRSCAVGALALALVSVFVLCACSDPEPVKKVDLSRREEMTFRARKGEITYAYLPQYSHSVSYQRHHLLVEYLSEATGLTFRQVFPDTFDEHMNMVGQGLIDISFSNPFIYVKIAERYGARAFARVVEAGRGANFRGQIIVRRDNPDIRTIEDVKGQHWLAVDPSSAGGYLFALGHFAEHGIHREDFAEIAFAPGPGGKQEKVVLGVYSGRYGVGSIREGSLELLRDAVDISRIRVLATTRWYPGWVYAARKGLDPEITRKVAEAMTALSLDAPEHRPILENARLTEIIRATDKDFDPVRELAERIGMDLGR, translated from the coding sequence ATGCATGTCAGCCCGAGCACAGTGAAAGTTCGGTCCTGCGCCGTCGGGGCGCTGGCCCTCGCTCTGGTCTCCGTTTTCGTCCTGTGTGCCTGCTCGGACCCCGAGCCGGTGAAGAAGGTGGACCTCTCGCGGCGCGAGGAAATGACATTTCGCGCCCGCAAGGGGGAGATCACCTACGCCTATCTGCCGCAGTACTCACACAGCGTCTCGTACCAGCGGCATCACCTGCTGGTGGAGTATCTCTCGGAGGCTACGGGCCTGACCTTCCGTCAGGTCTTCCCGGATACCTTCGACGAGCACATGAACATGGTCGGGCAGGGGCTCATCGACATTTCGTTCTCCAACCCCTTCATCTACGTCAAAATTGCGGAACGCTACGGCGCGCGGGCCTTCGCGCGGGTGGTGGAGGCCGGACGCGGGGCCAACTTCCGCGGGCAGATCATCGTGCGGCGCGACAATCCGGATATCCGCACCATCGAGGACGTGAAGGGACAGCACTGGCTGGCCGTGGACCCATCGTCCGCAGGCGGCTACCTCTTTGCCCTCGGGCATTTCGCCGAACACGGCATCCACAGGGAGGACTTCGCGGAAATCGCCTTCGCTCCCGGTCCCGGCGGCAAGCAGGAAAAGGTGGTCCTCGGCGTCTATTCCGGACGCTACGGCGTGGGCTCCATCCGCGAGGGTAGCCTCGAACTGTTGCGCGACGCCGTGGACATCTCGCGCATCCGCGTGCTGGCGACCACGCGTTGGTATCCCGGCTGGGTCTATGCCGCGCGCAAGGGGCTCGATCCCGAGATTACCCGCAAGGTGGCCGAAGCCATGACGGCCCTGTCCCTTGATGCGCCGGAGCATCGGCCCATCCTTGAAAATGCACGGCTGACGGAGATCATCCGGGCCACGGACAAGGATTTCGACCCCGTGCGGGAACTCGCCGAGCGCATCGGCATGGACCTCGGACGCTAG
- a CDS encoding helix-turn-helix transcriptional regulator: MTLKKASRLCTVEDYIPLVDFLGTFLGKDCEVVLHDTTRIESSVVAIANNHISGRRIGSPLTDLGLSIIRERKYVGNHFIMEYNSRSRDGKRLHSATYFIKDADGELLGMMCLNMDVTKVCAARDILESIVSAGGFDFAQSPDVQPVHGEESFHENIEDLTENMVHSVISRYAIPPDRMTADEKTEIVAELNRKGVFLIKGSVAVVARHLEASEATIYRYMQKCQD; this comes from the coding sequence GTGACACTCAAGAAGGCATCCAGGCTCTGCACCGTCGAGGACTACATTCCACTTGTTGACTTTCTCGGCACGTTTCTCGGCAAGGACTGCGAAGTCGTCCTGCACGACACTACACGCATCGAAAGCTCCGTCGTGGCCATCGCCAACAACCACATCAGCGGACGTCGCATCGGCTCGCCGCTCACGGACCTTGGCCTCAGCATCATTCGCGAGCGGAAATACGTCGGCAACCACTTCATCATGGAGTACAACTCCCGCTCGCGCGACGGAAAGCGCCTGCACTCCGCCACCTACTTCATCAAGGACGCGGACGGCGAACTGCTTGGCATGATGTGCCTTAATATGGACGTCACCAAGGTCTGCGCCGCACGAGACATCCTTGAATCTATCGTCTCCGCTGGCGGCTTCGACTTCGCCCAGTCCCCGGATGTCCAGCCCGTCCACGGCGAGGAAAGCTTCCACGAAAATATCGAGGACCTCACCGAAAACATGGTGCACAGCGTCATCAGCCGCTACGCCATCCCCCCGGACCGCATGACCGCCGACGAGAAGACTGAAATCGTCGCCGAACTCAACCGCAAGGGCGTCTTTCTCATCAAGGGTAGCGTCGCTGTCGTGGCCCGGCACCTCGAAGCCTCCGAGGCCACCATCTACCGCTACATGCAGAAGTGTCAGGACTGA
- the groES gene encoding co-chaperone GroES: protein MKLKPLNDRVLVKRLESEEVSAGGIIIPDTAKEKPMKGKIVAAGPGKADDSGKIIPMTVKEGDAVLFNKYAGTEIKIDGVEHLVMREDDILAIIEM, encoded by the coding sequence ATGAAGCTGAAACCGCTTAACGATCGTGTTCTGGTCAAGCGCCTGGAGAGCGAGGAAGTTTCCGCTGGCGGCATCATCATCCCCGACACCGCTAAGGAAAAGCCCATGAAGGGCAAGATTGTGGCTGCGGGCCCCGGCAAGGCCGACGACTCCGGCAAGATCATCCCCATGACCGTGAAGGAAGGCGACGCGGTCCTCTTCAACAAGTACGCCGGCACCGAGATCAAGATTGACGGTGTGGAGCACCTCGTCATGCGCGAGGATGACATCCTGGCTATCATCGAGATGTAA